In Pelosinus sp. UFO1, one genomic interval encodes:
- the atpG gene encoding ATP synthase F1 subunit gamma produces the protein MPNAQDIRRRIKSVKSIEQITKAMKMVAAARLRRAQEKAAASRPYTEKVREVLASVANHASDVSHPLLEVREVNRVAYLILSADKGLAGAYSSNVIKEALPHITAAKDKSSILAVGRKARDYFTRRGYAVEEEYTGFSEKPTYQDAVTIARSVAEGFKTGKYDEIHLVYTLFQSAITQIPTSVKLLPIEDTGASSADQEYIFEPSAEEVLNFLLPQYLETVIYGALLQSAASELGARMTAMGSATDNAEELIAKLILNYNKIRQATITREISEIVGGAEALK, from the coding sequence ATGCCTAATGCACAGGATATACGCCGCCGTATAAAAAGCGTAAAAAGTATTGAACAAATCACGAAAGCCATGAAAATGGTAGCTGCCGCGAGATTGCGTCGAGCACAAGAAAAAGCTGCCGCTAGCCGCCCTTATACTGAAAAGGTTAGAGAGGTCTTGGCAAGTGTAGCCAATCATGCGAGTGATGTTTCTCATCCGCTATTAGAAGTCAGAGAAGTCAATCGTGTGGCTTACTTGATTTTAAGTGCTGATAAGGGTTTAGCAGGAGCTTATTCTTCCAACGTAATAAAAGAGGCATTGCCTCATATTACAGCGGCGAAAGATAAAAGCAGTATCCTTGCTGTTGGTCGTAAGGCGAGAGATTATTTTACGCGGCGAGGCTATGCTGTGGAGGAAGAGTATACTGGATTTTCCGAGAAACCTACCTATCAAGATGCAGTAACGATTGCCAGGTCTGTTGCGGAAGGTTTTAAAACAGGTAAATACGATGAAATTCATTTAGTATATACCTTGTTCCAATCGGCGATTACGCAAATTCCTACTAGTGTAAAGTTACTTCCTATCGAAGATACAGGAGCAAGTTCGGCAGATCAAGAATATATCTTTGAACCATCAGCAGAAGAGGTTTTGAATTTTTTATTGCCTCAATATTTGGAAACCGTTATTTATGGAGCATTGCTTCAATCCGCTGCAAGTGAGCTAGGTGCTCGTATGACAGCCATGGGATCTGCTACCGATAACGCAGAAGAATTAATTGCTAAGCTTATTTTGAATTACAATAAAATCCGTCAGGCCACCATTACTCGGGAGATTTCCGAAATTGTGGGCGGTGCCGAGGCGTTAAAGTAA